From one Streptomyces mobaraensis genomic stretch:
- a CDS encoding response regulator, with protein MSIRVLIVDDQMMVREGFSVLLNAQTDIEVVGEAVDGHQALEKVAELRPDVVLMDIRMPGLNGLDATREIVAADADAKVLVLTTFDLDEYVYQALRAGASGFLLKDASARQLADGVRVVAAGEALLAPTVTKRLIHEFSRLGTPRQPTQERIGELTERETEVLVLVAQGRSNAEIASYLVVAESTVKTHVSRILVKLGLRDRTQAAVFAYEAGLITPGG; from the coding sequence ATGAGCATCAGGGTGCTGATCGTCGACGACCAGATGATGGTCCGCGAAGGCTTCTCCGTCCTGCTCAACGCCCAGACCGACATCGAGGTCGTCGGCGAGGCCGTGGACGGGCACCAGGCGCTGGAGAAGGTCGCCGAGCTGCGGCCCGACGTCGTCCTCATGGACATCCGGATGCCCGGCCTCAACGGGCTGGACGCCACCCGCGAGATCGTCGCCGCGGACGCGGACGCGAAGGTGCTCGTCCTCACCACCTTCGACCTGGACGAATACGTCTACCAGGCGCTGCGCGCCGGGGCGAGCGGCTTCCTGCTCAAGGACGCCTCCGCCCGGCAGCTCGCCGACGGCGTCCGCGTCGTCGCCGCCGGCGAGGCCCTGCTCGCCCCGACCGTCACCAAGCGGCTCATCCACGAGTTCTCCCGGCTCGGCACGCCCCGGCAGCCGACGCAGGAGCGGATCGGGGAGCTCACGGAGCGGGAGACGGAGGTGCTGGTACTGGTCGCCCAGGGGCGGTCGAACGCGGAGATCGCCTCTTATCTGGTGGTGGCGGAGTCGACGGTGAAGACGCATGTGAGCCGGATCCTGGTGAAGCTGGGGTTGCGGGACCGGACGCAGGCCGCGGTGTTCGCGTACGAGGCGGGGTTGATCACGCCGGGTGGGTAG
- a CDS encoding cold-shock protein, producing the protein MATGIVKWFNSEKGFGFIQQDGGGADVFAHYSNISTTGFRELTEGQKVTFDITQGHKGPQAENIIPA; encoded by the coding sequence TTGGCTACCGGCATCGTGAAATGGTTCAACTCGGAGAAGGGCTTCGGCTTCATCCAGCAGGACGGCGGCGGCGCCGACGTCTTCGCGCACTACTCCAACATCTCGACCACCGGCTTCCGGGAACTGACGGAGGGCCAGAAGGTCACCTTCGACATCACCCAGGGCCACAAGGGCCCGCAGGCGGAGAACATCATCCCCGCCTGA
- the kynU gene encoding kynureninase — protein sequence MSDIDASAAEAARLDAADELHGRRAAFELDDDTVYLDGNSLGALPRTVAPRLADVVRREWGRLRIRSWEESGWWAAPERVGDRIGRLVGAAPGQVVVGDSTSVNVFKAVVAAVRLAGDGRDEILVDAATFPTDGYIATSAARLTGCRIRAVPASDLASAAGPRTAAALVNHVDYRTGRLHDLPGTTAALHAAGALAVWDVCHSAGALPVGLDEHGVDLAVGCTYKYLNGGPGSPAFLYVRHDHQDRFDSPLPGWNSHADPFGMDPAYRPADGAARGRTGTPEILSLLALDAALDVWDGVDLAAVRAKSLALTDFFLRRVAALVPPGRLEPVTPAAHAERGSQVSLRCPSGAEDVMAALVRRGVVGDFRRPDVLRFGFAPLYTTFTETERAARTLAEVL from the coding sequence GTGTCTGACATCGACGCGTCCGCCGCCGAGGCCGCCCGCCTGGACGCCGCCGACGAACTCCACGGCAGGCGCGCCGCGTTCGAGCTCGACGACGACACCGTCTACCTCGACGGCAACTCGCTCGGCGCCCTGCCGCGTACCGTCGCCCCCCGCCTCGCCGACGTCGTCCGCCGCGAGTGGGGGCGGCTGCGGATCCGCTCCTGGGAGGAGTCCGGCTGGTGGGCCGCGCCCGAGCGCGTCGGCGACCGGATCGGACGGCTGGTCGGGGCCGCGCCCGGGCAGGTGGTGGTGGGCGACTCGACCAGCGTCAACGTCTTCAAGGCCGTGGTCGCCGCCGTCCGCCTGGCGGGCGACGGCCGCGACGAGATCCTCGTCGACGCCGCGACGTTCCCGACCGACGGCTACATCGCCACCTCCGCCGCCCGGCTGACGGGCTGCCGGATCCGCGCCGTCCCGGCGTCGGACCTCGCCTCCGCGGCCGGCCCGCGGACCGCCGCCGCCCTGGTCAACCACGTCGACTACCGCACCGGCCGGCTCCACGACCTGCCCGGCACCACCGCCGCCCTGCACGCCGCCGGCGCGCTCGCCGTCTGGGACGTGTGCCACAGCGCGGGCGCGCTGCCCGTCGGGCTGGACGAGCACGGCGTGGACCTCGCGGTCGGCTGCACGTACAAGTACCTGAACGGCGGCCCCGGTTCGCCCGCGTTCCTCTACGTCCGCCACGACCACCAGGACCGCTTCGACTCCCCGCTCCCCGGCTGGAACTCGCACGCCGACCCCTTCGGCATGGACCCCGCCTACCGGCCCGCCGACGGCGCGGCCCGCGGCCGGACCGGGACGCCCGAGATCCTCTCCCTGCTGGCACTGGACGCCGCGCTGGACGTCTGGGACGGCGTCGACCTCGCCGCCGTCCGCGCCAAGAGCCTCGCGCTCACCGACTTCTTCCTGCGCCGCGTGGCCGCGCTCGTCCCGCCCGGCCGCCTGGAGCCCGTGACTCCCGCCGCGCACGCCGAGCGCGGCAGCCAGGTGTCGCTGCGCTGCCCGTCGGGAGCGGAGGACGTCATGGCCGCGCTGGTGCGGCGCGGTGTCGTCGGCGACTTCCGCCGCCCGGACGTGCTCCGGTTCGGCTTCGCGCCGCTGTACACCACCTTCACGGAGACCGAGCGGGCGGCACGGACCCTCGCGGAGGTGCTGTGA
- a CDS encoding adenylosuccinate synthase, with amino-acid sequence MPALVLLGAQWGDEGKGKATDLLGGSVDYVVRYQGGNNAGHTVVVGDQKYALHLLPSGILSPGCTPVIGNGVVVDPAVLLSELSGLNERGVDTSKLLVSGNAHLITPYHTTVDKVTERFLGKRKIGTTGRGIGPTYADKINRVGIRVQDLYDESILTQKVEAALDFKNQILAKLYNRRAIEPARIVEEMLGYADRIKPFVADTTLILNNAIDEGKVVLFEGGQGTLLDVDHGTYPFVTSSNPTAGGACTGAGVGPTKINRVIGILKAYTTRVGAGPFPTELFDEDGEKLRTIGGERGVTTGRDRRCGWFDAVIARYATRVNGLTDFFLTKLDVLTGWEQIPVCVAYEIDGKRVEELPYSQTDFHHAKPVYEMLPGWSEDISKAKTFSDLPKNAQAYVKALEEMSGAPISAIGVGPGRTETIEINSFLS; translated from the coding sequence GTGCCCGCACTTGTGCTGCTCGGTGCTCAGTGGGGTGACGAGGGCAAGGGAAAGGCCACCGACCTGCTCGGTGGCTCCGTGGACTATGTGGTGCGTTACCAAGGCGGCAACAACGCCGGTCACACGGTGGTCGTCGGTGACCAGAAATACGCGCTGCATCTCCTCCCTTCCGGGATCCTCTCGCCGGGGTGCACCCCGGTCATCGGCAACGGCGTCGTCGTCGACCCGGCGGTCCTGCTCTCCGAGCTGAGCGGACTGAACGAGCGCGGCGTCGACACGTCGAAGCTCCTGGTCAGCGGTAACGCGCACCTGATCACGCCGTACCACACCACGGTCGACAAGGTGACGGAACGCTTCCTCGGGAAGCGGAAGATCGGCACCACCGGCCGCGGCATCGGCCCGACCTACGCCGACAAGATCAACCGCGTGGGCATCCGGGTCCAGGACCTCTACGACGAGTCGATCCTGACCCAGAAGGTCGAGGCGGCCCTCGACTTCAAGAACCAGATCCTGGCGAAGCTGTACAACCGCCGCGCGATCGAGCCGGCCCGCATCGTCGAGGAGATGCTCGGCTACGCGGACCGGATCAAGCCGTTCGTGGCCGACACCACGCTGATCCTGAACAACGCCATCGACGAGGGCAAGGTCGTCCTCTTCGAGGGTGGCCAGGGCACCCTGCTGGACGTCGACCACGGCACGTACCCCTTCGTGACCTCCTCGAACCCGACCGCGGGCGGCGCCTGCACGGGTGCGGGCGTCGGCCCCACGAAGATCAACCGGGTGATCGGCATCCTCAAGGCGTACACCACCCGCGTGGGCGCCGGACCGTTCCCGACCGAGCTGTTCGACGAGGACGGCGAGAAGCTCCGCACCATCGGCGGCGAGCGCGGTGTCACCACCGGCCGCGACCGCCGCTGCGGCTGGTTCGACGCGGTGATCGCCCGCTACGCGACCCGCGTCAACGGCCTCACGGACTTCTTCCTCACCAAGCTCGACGTGCTCACCGGCTGGGAGCAGATCCCGGTCTGCGTCGCGTACGAGATCGACGGCAAGCGCGTCGAGGAGCTGCCCTACAGCCAGACCGACTTCCACCACGCGAAGCCGGTCTACGAGATGCTGCCGGGCTGGTCCGAGGACATCAGCAAGGCCAAGACCTTCTCCGACCTGCCGAAGAACGCGCAGGCGTACGTGAAGGCGCTGGAGGAGATGTCCGGCGCCCCGATCTCCGCGATCGGCGTCGGCCCGGGCCGCACCGAGACGATCGAGATCAACTCGTTCCTGTCGTAG
- a CDS encoding aspartate aminotransferase family protein — translation MSTQPDPSRGAAVKATDRAHVFHSWSAQALIDPLAVAGAEGSYFWDHDGNRYLDFSSQLVNTNIGHQHPKVVEAVREQAARLCTIAPGFAVDVRGEAARLIAERTPGDLDKIFFTNGGAEAVENAVRMARLHTGRTKVFSAYRSYHGATAAAINLTGDPRRWPSDTASAGVVHFWAPFLYRSPFHAETEEQECERALRHLEDVLVFEGPQTVAAIVLETVPGTAGIMVPPPGYLPGVRKLCDKYGVVMVLDEVMAGFGRTGRWFAADHWDVVPDLLTFAKGVNSGYVPLGGVAISAEIAATFDRRPYPGGLTYSGHPLACAAAVATIGAMAEEGIVENAARIGEEVLGPGLRELAERHPSVGEVRGTGVFWALELVRDRATREPLVPYNASGEDNAPMAAFTAACRAAGLWPFVNMNRTHAVPPCTVTETEAKDGLALLDEALTVADAHTG, via the coding sequence GTGAGCACGCAGCCCGATCCGTCCCGAGGTGCCGCCGTCAAGGCCACCGACCGCGCCCACGTCTTCCACTCCTGGTCCGCCCAGGCCCTCATCGACCCGCTCGCCGTCGCGGGCGCCGAGGGCTCGTACTTCTGGGATCACGACGGCAACCGCTATCTCGACTTCTCCTCCCAGCTCGTCAACACCAACATCGGTCACCAGCACCCCAAGGTCGTCGAGGCCGTCCGGGAGCAGGCCGCGCGGCTGTGCACGATCGCGCCCGGCTTCGCCGTCGACGTCCGCGGGGAGGCGGCCCGGCTGATCGCCGAGCGGACGCCCGGCGACCTCGACAAGATCTTCTTCACCAACGGCGGCGCGGAGGCCGTCGAGAACGCCGTCCGCATGGCCCGGCTGCACACCGGGCGGACCAAGGTGTTCAGCGCCTACCGCTCGTACCACGGCGCGACCGCCGCCGCGATCAACCTCACCGGCGACCCGCGCCGCTGGCCGTCCGACACCGCCTCCGCCGGGGTGGTGCACTTCTGGGCGCCCTTCCTCTACCGCTCCCCGTTCCACGCGGAGACCGAGGAGCAGGAGTGCGAGCGGGCCCTGCGGCACCTGGAGGACGTGCTGGTCTTCGAGGGGCCGCAGACCGTCGCGGCGATCGTCCTGGAGACCGTGCCCGGCACGGCGGGGATCATGGTGCCGCCGCCCGGCTATCTGCCCGGGGTGCGGAAGCTGTGCGACAAGTACGGCGTCGTCATGGTCCTGGACGAGGTGATGGCCGGCTTCGGCCGCACCGGCCGCTGGTTCGCCGCCGACCACTGGGACGTCGTCCCGGACCTGCTGACCTTCGCCAAGGGCGTCAATTCCGGTTACGTCCCGCTCGGCGGCGTCGCGATCTCCGCCGAGATCGCCGCGACCTTCGACCGGCGCCCCTACCCGGGCGGCCTCACCTACTCCGGGCACCCGCTGGCCTGTGCCGCCGCCGTGGCGACGATCGGGGCGATGGCCGAGGAGGGCATCGTCGAGAACGCCGCCCGCATCGGCGAGGAGGTCCTCGGCCCCGGGCTGCGCGAGCTCGCCGAGCGGCACCCGTCGGTGGGCGAGGTGCGCGGCACCGGCGTCTTCTGGGCGCTGGAGCTGGTCCGCGACCGCGCCACCCGGGAGCCCCTGGTGCCGTACAACGCCTCCGGCGAGGACAACGCACCGATGGCCGCCTTCACCGCCGCCTGCCGCGCGGCGGGGCTGTGGCCGTTCGTCAACATGAACCGGACGCACGCCGTCCCGCCGTGCACCGTCACCGAGACGGAGGCCAAGGACGGCCTCGCCCTGCTGGACGAGGCGCTCACCGTGGCCGACGCGCACACCGGCTGA
- a CDS encoding GntR family transcriptional regulator translates to MPGSDAVKRTTLRSQIADALREEVIAGRLPAGRQFTVKEIAESYGVSATPVREALLDLCSQGLLHVELHKGYRVRQFSYADFLAMVEARTMMLEGMFRHATEQALGAATPAVLASVRRRAEEASRAANAGDLDILIGYDLRFWREFAALVGNPYISDFLDRVRVQCWVFMVPLLRRVGDLRGRLWCGHVEMVEALARQEGRAVQRIITGYNTHALTLIRSLTG, encoded by the coding sequence ATGCCCGGCAGCGACGCTGTCAAGCGCACGACGCTGCGCTCACAGATCGCCGACGCCCTGCGCGAGGAGGTCATCGCGGGCCGGCTCCCGGCGGGACGGCAGTTCACCGTCAAGGAGATAGCCGAGAGCTACGGGGTCTCGGCCACCCCCGTCCGCGAGGCGCTGCTCGACCTGTGCTCCCAGGGCCTGCTCCACGTCGAGCTGCACAAGGGCTACCGGGTGCGGCAGTTCTCGTACGCGGACTTCCTCGCCATGGTCGAGGCGCGCACGATGATGCTGGAGGGGATGTTCCGGCACGCCACCGAGCAGGCCCTGGGCGCCGCGACCCCGGCCGTGCTGGCCTCTGTCCGGCGGCGTGCCGAGGAGGCGTCCCGGGCCGCGAACGCCGGGGACCTCGACATCCTCATCGGCTACGACCTCCGCTTCTGGCGGGAGTTCGCGGCCCTCGTCGGCAACCCCTACATCTCCGACTTCCTGGACCGGGTGCGGGTGCAGTGCTGGGTCTTCATGGTGCCGCTGCTGCGCCGGGTCGGCGACCTGCGCGGACGGCTGTGGTGCGGGCACGTCGAGATGGTGGAGGCGCTGGCCCGGCAGGAGGGCCGGGCGGTGCAGCGGATCATCACGGGGTACAACACGCACGCGCTGACGCTGATCAGGTCGTTGACGGGGTGA
- a CDS encoding serine/threonine-protein kinase, which translates to MDALSPEDPRTLGAYRLLRRLGAGGMGRVYLARSDRGRTVAVKLVQPELAGQEEFRDRFRREVRAARRVGGEWTAPVLDADTEAAVPWVATGYIAGPSLRQVIGRDYGPLPERSVRILAAGLARALQAVHAAGIVHRDLKPSNVLITLDGPRVIDFGIARALETVTDGDGLTRTGAAVGSPGFMSPEQVRGREVTPASDVFCMGSVLAYAATGRMPFGTSDSGVHALMFRVAEEEPDLAGVPEPLLPLITDCLAKDPAARPTTEQVLERTGAREELADLRSAEPWLPAGLVAQLGRHAVGLLDAEDPVEAEPPSGSIPASERPTDVVPRPTPGNTPPPARPPADPPTMTAVTTSTGSHTPHTPHTAPGPFGQPPPPPPGYGYPQHPGPYGPPPAGYQHPPASRSRKPLALVAIAAAGLLAGAGTVYVVKHQSGNQASPTPTTAPPAPNRGGTGKPGPTTGTTPTPSTSPSSTPEATGVARYKGVWQSEFGGDGRRNKRVLFVQPGVSGSRVEITGDGVLDDGTSYHCVWQASVTGGANATVPGPLLLGPSTVTEAQPKSACQPGSSSELVLQPDGRMRRDFIDSGTKDASLVYTKQ; encoded by the coding sequence ATGGATGCCCTGTCGCCCGAAGACCCACGCACACTCGGCGCCTACCGGCTGCTCCGCCGGCTCGGCGCGGGCGGCATGGGCCGGGTCTATCTGGCCCGCTCGGACCGCGGCCGTACGGTCGCGGTCAAACTCGTCCAGCCGGAGCTGGCCGGTCAGGAGGAGTTCCGCGACCGCTTCCGGCGCGAGGTGCGGGCGGCCCGCCGGGTGGGCGGGGAGTGGACCGCCCCCGTCCTGGACGCCGACACCGAGGCGGCGGTCCCCTGGGTCGCCACCGGCTACATCGCCGGGCCCTCCCTGCGACAGGTGATCGGACGCGACTACGGGCCGCTGCCCGAACGTTCCGTCCGGATCCTGGCGGCGGGGCTCGCCCGCGCCCTCCAGGCCGTCCACGCCGCGGGCATCGTCCACCGCGACCTCAAGCCGTCCAACGTGCTGATCACGCTCGACGGGCCGCGCGTCATCGACTTCGGCATCGCGCGCGCCCTGGAGACCGTCACCGACGGGGACGGCCTCACCCGCACCGGCGCCGCCGTGGGCTCCCCCGGCTTCATGTCGCCCGAGCAGGTGCGCGGCCGCGAGGTGACGCCGGCCAGCGACGTGTTCTGCATGGGCTCGGTCCTCGCCTACGCGGCGACCGGGCGGATGCCCTTCGGGACGTCCGACAGCGGCGTCCACGCCCTGATGTTCCGGGTCGCGGAGGAGGAGCCGGACCTCGCCGGCGTTCCGGAGCCGCTGCTGCCGCTGATCACCGACTGCCTGGCCAAGGACCCCGCCGCCCGGCCCACCACCGAGCAGGTGCTGGAGCGCACCGGCGCCCGCGAGGAGCTGGCCGACCTGCGGTCCGCCGAACCGTGGCTGCCGGCCGGACTCGTCGCCCAGCTCGGCCGGCACGCGGTGGGGCTGCTGGACGCCGAGGACCCGGTGGAGGCCGAGCCGCCGTCCGGCTCCATACCCGCGTCCGAGCGGCCCACGGACGTCGTCCCGCGGCCCACCCCCGGGAACACGCCCCCGCCCGCCCGGCCGCCGGCGGACCCGCCGACGATGACGGCCGTCACCACCTCCACCGGCTCTCACACCCCCCACACCCCTCACACGGCCCCCGGCCCCTTCGGCCAGCCGCCTCCGCCGCCGCCCGGCTACGGCTACCCGCAGCACCCCGGCCCGTACGGCCCGCCGCCCGCCGGATACCAGCATCCGCCGGCGTCCCGGTCCCGCAAGCCGCTGGCCCTCGTCGCCATCGCGGCGGCCGGGCTGCTGGCGGGCGCCGGGACGGTGTACGTGGTGAAGCACCAGTCCGGGAACCAGGCGTCGCCCACCCCGACGACGGCCCCGCCCGCCCCGAACAGGGGCGGCACCGGCAAGCCGGGCCCGACCACCGGCACCACGCCGACACCGTCCACCAGCCCGTCCTCCACCCCGGAGGCCACCGGCGTGGCGCGGTACAAGGGCGTCTGGCAGTCGGAGTTCGGCGGCGACGGACGCCGCAACAAGCGCGTCCTCTTCGTCCAACCGGGCGTCTCCGGCTCGCGGGTCGAGATCACCGGCGACGGCGTCCTGGACGACGGCACCAGCTACCACTGCGTCTGGCAGGCCTCCGTGACCGGCGGCGCCAACGCCACCGTCCCGGGGCCGCTGCTGCTCGGCCCGTCCACCGTCACGGAAGCCCAGCCCAAGTCCGCCTGCCAGCCGGGCTCCTCCTCGGAGCTGGTCCTGCAGCCGGACGGCCGGATGCGCCGCGACTTCATCGACTCGGGGACGAAGGACGCGTCGCTGGTGTACACCAAGCAGTGA
- a CDS encoding alpha/beta hydrolase, with product MKGEEEALFGLPYVPPDATTAYGPHPDQLVDHYLPRGMPNGVRVTLLHGGFWRAAYDRRHLAPLAAALAARGFDTALAEYRRVGGGGGWPATFDDVRSALAAGPPGTRPHVLVGHSAGGHLALCAAARVDAGVDAVVAVAAVADLALARRLGTGGGAVDALLGDRPAAEADPALLRPRVPVALLHGSADPEVPVELSHRYAVAARLLGTAELRVLPGVGHYAPVTPGTAACEALLRVVAESIGPEPEAGRVVLETDADGSP from the coding sequence GTGAAGGGCGAGGAAGAGGCGCTGTTCGGGCTCCCGTACGTCCCGCCCGACGCCACCACCGCCTACGGCCCGCACCCCGACCAGCTCGTCGACCACTACCTGCCCCGCGGCATGCCCAACGGCGTCCGCGTCACCCTGCTGCACGGCGGCTTCTGGCGCGCCGCGTACGACCGGCGGCACCTCGCCCCGCTCGCGGCCGCGCTGGCCGCGCGCGGGTTCGACACCGCCCTCGCCGAGTACCGGCGGGTCGGCGGCGGGGGCGGCTGGCCCGCCACCTTCGACGACGTGCGGTCCGCCCTCGCCGCCGGACCGCCGGGCACCCGGCCGCACGTCCTCGTCGGCCACTCGGCCGGCGGCCACCTCGCGCTGTGCGCCGCCGCGCGGGTGGACGCGGGGGTGGACGCGGTGGTGGCCGTCGCCGCCGTCGCCGACCTGGCCCTGGCCCGGCGGCTGGGGACCGGCGGCGGCGCCGTCGACGCGCTGCTCGGCGACCGTCCGGCGGCGGAGGCCGACCCGGCGCTGCTGCGGCCCCGCGTCCCCGTCGCGCTGCTGCACGGCTCGGCCGACCCCGAGGTGCCGGTGGAGCTGTCCCACCGCTACGCCGTCGCCGCCCGGCTGCTGGGCACGGCCGAGCTGCGCGTCCTGCCCGGCGTCGGGCACTACGCGCCGGTCACCCCCGGCACGGCGGCGTGCGAGGCGCTGCTGCGGGTCGTCGCGGAGAGCATCGGGCCCGAGCCGGAAGCGGGCCGCGTAGTACTTGAGACGGATGCCGACGGATCCCCATGA
- a CDS encoding sensor histidine kinase, giving the protein MLKSALDGIHRDLFADAFAFRPLAPLADRSRLLAVVPRATRRYVRWLPHTALVTFTVFLMFQALAQGGTPMTSLLVGVPILLTLVRPIGAWWCSVAVIFLSSVAVMGSGLSMSIPFAVHALVMLLVAMRSRPRVAGEMWLATAGIGVFLTVIHPVIAGPSLFEYLVISGVLLFAVLAFRVLRESREQVAVQAAVTEVERSRRTVLEERTTIARELHDVVAHHMSVVAIQAEAAPYRVQDTPPELAAAFATIRENAVAALTELRRVLGVIRSDSSDVLDAPEAPQPTLDALDGLLANVRQAGLTVEHVVTGAVRPLPQGVELSAYRIVQEALSNVLRHAPGSTARVEVAYVLGGLGLRVVNGPPDRTAKPSPGAGHGVLGMRERVGMLGGEMTAEPTADGGYEVSAFLPVDVRAEAAA; this is encoded by the coding sequence ATGCTGAAGAGCGCCCTCGACGGCATCCACCGCGACCTCTTCGCCGACGCCTTCGCCTTCCGACCGCTGGCGCCGCTCGCGGACCGTAGCCGGCTCCTCGCCGTGGTGCCGCGCGCGACCCGCCGGTACGTCCGGTGGCTGCCGCACACCGCGCTGGTGACGTTCACCGTGTTCCTGATGTTCCAGGCGCTGGCGCAGGGCGGGACGCCGATGACCTCGCTGCTCGTCGGGGTGCCCATCCTGCTGACCCTGGTCCGGCCGATCGGCGCGTGGTGGTGCTCGGTCGCCGTGATCTTCCTGTCGAGCGTCGCGGTCATGGGGTCCGGCCTGTCGATGTCGATCCCGTTCGCCGTCCACGCGCTGGTCATGCTGCTCGTCGCGATGCGCAGCCGGCCGCGCGTGGCCGGCGAGATGTGGCTGGCGACGGCGGGCATCGGGGTCTTCCTGACCGTGATCCACCCGGTGATCGCCGGCCCCTCGCTCTTCGAGTACCTCGTCATCTCGGGCGTCCTGCTCTTCGCGGTCCTCGCGTTCCGCGTGCTGCGGGAATCCCGGGAGCAGGTGGCCGTCCAGGCGGCCGTCACCGAGGTCGAGCGGTCCCGGCGGACCGTCCTGGAGGAGCGCACGACCATCGCCCGCGAGCTGCACGACGTCGTCGCGCACCACATGTCCGTCGTCGCCATCCAGGCCGAGGCGGCCCCCTACCGCGTCCAGGACACCCCGCCCGAGCTCGCCGCCGCGTTCGCCACCATCCGGGAGAACGCCGTGGCCGCCCTCACCGAGCTGCGCCGCGTCCTCGGCGTCATCCGCTCCGACAGCTCCGACGTCCTCGACGCCCCGGAGGCCCCGCAGCCCACCCTGGACGCGCTGGACGGGCTGCTGGCCAACGTCCGGCAGGCCGGGCTCACCGTCGAGCACGTCGTCACGGGCGCGGTGCGGCCGCTGCCGCAGGGCGTGGAACTCTCCGCGTACCGGATCGTCCAGGAGGCGCTGAGCAACGTCCTGCGGCACGCGCCCGGCTCCACGGCGCGCGTCGAGGTCGCGTACGTCCTCGGCGGGCTCGGCCTGCGCGTCGTCAACGGGCCGCCCGACCGCACCGCCAAGCCGTCGCCCGGCGCCGGTCACGGCGTCCTCGGCATGCGCGAACGCGTCGGGATGCTCGGCGGGGAGATGACGGCCGAGCCGACGGCCGACGGCGGCTACGAGGTCAGCGCCTTCCTGCCCGTCGACGTCCGGGCGGAGGCCGCCGCATGA
- a CDS encoding diacylglycerol kinase, which translates to MSAADPTGQQLLIVVDPVARRVDGESVRIAKDVLTAGSMARICLPDGPGEVARAVARRGRRRMVVVGDDRALLRVVGLLHRERELMDASLAWVPVGPLPALSVARALGVPLGAVAAARAVLDGVERRLGLLADEDDGVVLGGLWAPAERPRTRTGYPATARPAARPWWSPAARTARTALALLSRPAARPVTGPRLRVEADGVLLADEDHPLERVAVAAVGGLAEVSVQPQGAAGPLRCRARSVTLSGPDFRYRADERLRGPVGERTWTAVGEAWRLTLPG; encoded by the coding sequence GTGTCGGCTGCAGACCCGACTGGACAGCAGCTGCTGATCGTCGTCGACCCGGTCGCGCGGCGCGTGGACGGTGAATCCGTGCGGATCGCCAAGGACGTGCTGACGGCCGGGTCGATGGCCAGAATCTGCCTCCCGGACGGCCCCGGCGAGGTCGCCAGGGCAGTCGCCCGGCGCGGCCGACGGCGGATGGTCGTCGTCGGCGACGACCGCGCCTTACTGCGGGTCGTCGGGCTGCTGCACCGGGAACGGGAGCTGATGGACGCGTCCCTCGCCTGGGTGCCCGTCGGCCCGCTCCCCGCTCTGTCGGTCGCCCGCGCGCTGGGCGTCCCCCTGGGCGCCGTGGCGGCGGCCCGGGCGGTGCTGGACGGCGTCGAACGGCGGCTGGGACTGCTGGCCGACGAGGACGACGGCGTGGTGCTCGGCGGGCTCTGGGCGCCCGCGGAACGGCCGCGGACCCGGACCGGCTACCCGGCGACGGCCCGCCCGGCGGCCCGCCCGTGGTGGTCCCCCGCCGCGCGGACGGCCCGCACGGCGCTGGCCCTGCTCTCCCGCCCGGCGGCCCGGCCCGTGACCGGCCCGCGGCTGCGGGTGGAGGCGGACGGGGTGCTGCTGGCCGACGAGGACCATCCGCTGGAGCGGGTGGCTGTCGCGGCGGTCGGGGGCTTGGCGGAGGTGTCCGTGCAGCCGCAGGGAGCTGCCGGGCCGCTGCGCTGCCGCGCGCGGTCCGTCACCCTGTCCGGTCCCGACTTCCGGTACCGGGCCGACGAGCGGTTGCGGGGGCCGGTGGGGGAGCGGACGTGGACGGCGGTGGGGGAGGCGTGGCGGCTGACGCTGCCGGGGTGA